The DNA sequence AGTGAGAAGGCAAATGAGggttttattaagaaattctaGAAAGATGGTGGTTTTTATAGAATGAAACTTGATTAATAGAAATTCTATTTATAACTCGATGACTTGCTCCTTAGCTCCTTCAACAAAACTGAGAGGAAGAAGATCTCCATGGATAGTGTGGATGTGGAAGCTGGGAAGAGAGGAAGATATGATGGTGTTTGGTACGGTGTACATGAATTTCCTATGGAGAGGTAAGACCAACTCTTAGGGAAGGAATCCTAGAGTAGTCTAGAAGAGAAGACTAATCCAGGGAGAGCTCAAACAAGAGGTGTGCACCAGTTTTGGAAgcatttcatttcttaaaattcaAGCTACATTTCATGAGGTAAGCTCCTCCATTTATAGGATAAAAGGAGAGCTAggtgtctccaaaaagtggagggaaaattggtctagaaagttgaatttggAGCCAAAAGGAGTGCATGCAAGAAATGTGACTTTTCCATATAAGCAAGTCACACTCTCCATGCTTAGGTGCGCTCAAAGGAGAGTCTTTTTAGGCAAGCTCACTCTCATTTAAATCCTTCTATGCATCACTCCTTTAAGTCCAAATTTTAAGGCCCAAACTCAATTTGGTCTAAATTACTTTCTAGGTCCAAAAAGCCCACCAAGGCCTAAATGCATGGCCCAACAAAATCATGTACTACTAGgcctaaaatattattctaaatatttagAAGATCCCTAAACTAGGTCTTCATAACTTCTTTATCCTATGTGAACATCAATTTGTGCTTACTTAGCTCAAATGATGCCTAGTCTTCATGGATCCTTCTTGCCATGACTCTTGTGGTTGGTCCCTTGGCTAAGGGTTTGCCATCGTAACATTGaccttttattaataaaataatcgaGAGTCATCTTTAAAAATCATCACTACTCCTAGACTATTTTCTAGGTCCTTACATATGTTGGTAATTGTTAAAGTACAACAATTCTTTTAAGTATGCCAAAATCTTATGTGATTATAACATTGTgtcttacttttattttaacaatcttttttctttgtcattGTTATACATTCCATTGCATTGTTTGACAATACCACCTTTACAACATCACCCATATTTGttgattcattttttaagttggTATAATTAGTTTGAATTAAAATACACTCTTAAATGACTTTTCAACACAACACATCAATCTTTGCAAGGACATAAGTGACCTCATCAACGATCATGGTTGACAAATCTTCTATAACAACCACCATAAGATCAAATCACTCAATCAAAATGataagatttatgttaaaaaattttcGATCACTAATTTTATCTCTAAGAGATTTCATTTGATTCATCAATTTACACAATTATTGAAGTTGTTCTGATCCCAAGTTCGTTGAATGATATTGTTAGGCTCAATCACCATGCATTCAAGGTATTGTTCACTTTGGAGTGTGGAGCTTCATCACAATTTTTTCCTTAAGAAAATCCTCGAAGGGTGGAAGAAATATTTAACTCGAAGGGtggaagaaatatttaaattgccTTAAGCGTCGacttctaagcgatgtgggattATTGGGTGTGATAGGAACATAAGCCCCCTAGTCAAGGTCTTAGGGGAATGACAGATCATCCCCAATGGAGGGCTTAGTAGACCGATGATTCGTCTTAGAGCTTCGTTTTTAGCCTCATGGTGGACGCCAATGTTTCGATCCTTAGTTCACCGAGTGACATcgtgatgtgatcccaacaaggcttatagcttgggtcaacgcctatgcccaaatcatgcttaaggcccaatacatggcccacatgcatCTCAAGCctaagcccatcaagaggcccaataacaagaggCATgttcaaaaagatccaattgggcttcattcaagatggcccaaacccatatgggcttctcacactcttcacattggccaaagaagatataaagatttgaaaaggtgtatcaaagagcaatagaatagcaataagattggcccgttgtttaggccttgctttctagaataataagtcaaacaatgagtagttcaattaataaaattgggcttgactaagcccaataggagatttggccatgagctatcaaaagagccaaggtggactaagtggaagtcaacaatTCTTCCTACACCttatggatccaaagcatccaaaggttaggaatgcttcctcctttttcaaggcatcatccaatggccaagatcaagcctccttctccaagcttgatctaatggccaagatcaaggcccactccatctaATGgttctcctttctcatgtgtaaatggcttcatataaaagccaaaatttcactcatttgtagacactcttgaaattttatgcaatagatgcaacttgagttgagagcactcctccctctattgcctttgagagtcaccactttctagagatttcctctctacctctagccaccttccttaggctagcatagattaggaaatcctatcacctctttcaccttccattgcttgcaagtgccttccaacttgcctccattccttcatccatttccgctgcccatggagctcttcatgcacctttggagctccaccacaTCGTTAGGGTCAATCACCATGCATCTGATGCATTGTCTACTTTGGAGCATGGAGCTCCGTcacaattttatccttaaaaggCGTCTCAGAAGGTGGAAGAAATATTTGAACCGTCTTTAGCCATGGTAGGAACATAAGCTCCTAGTCGAGGTCTAAGAGAGATGATTGCTCATCCCAATGGAGGGCTTAAGGGACCAATGGTTCATCTTAGAACCTCGTTATTGGCCCCACAGTGGGCGCCAATGTTCTGATCCTAAGTTCGCCAAGTGACATCGTTATGGTCAATTACCATGCATCTGAGGTATTGTCTGCTTTGGAGCCTGGACTCCGTCACAATTTTGTCCTTGAAAAGTGTCTCAAAGGGTACGTAGAAAAAAGAATGAGTATTTAAACCGCCTTTGGCCTCGACTTCTAAGTAATGTGGGACTTGTAGACATGGTAGGAGAAGTATATgttcaaatttttcttttactttttttttcgttcTCAAAAATATCACTTTGAAAGATTATAAGTAAATAACACTTATATTTGTATAGGTCAAAAATCATAACTTTCGGTTTCACCTAAAAGAAGTCCGATAATGATAGATTGTGTTGTTGTAGTATTCTTTGTTGTTAGAAGTTCGTGGCATTggttctttaatttattttattgttacaaTGATATACAACTCTAATATCACTTTTGTTAGTGgtattcaaaaaaaatttaaaattatggaGTACAAAAATTTAGAATAGAATAATTGGAagattaatttgtttattaatttttttttacttacacAATTTAGTACACTCGTACATATTCTAAAGACAATAATAACTCTTAAAATTCTCTATAGAAATggtttaacaattaaaaatgtaaaaagataCATTAATATGcactaaatattatttataaactttcattAATCACTTGTGATAACAAGTTATACAACCGGTGCCACTCTTGTTCAACAAGCTTTACCTTTATTATGCTTAATGAGAAATCTGTAAGAAATTGGATTATCTCACTACTTAACTGAGGTATTTTGGGGCATCGTATAGTATAATCATCATTGTTTTGTGTTTCTGCTCTTGATGCAATGCAAGTTTAACTTTACAAATTGTAATAATGGTTCCACACTTTTACAGAGAGAAGTGATATTTGGCGTGAAAGAAAAAGCTTGGTAGGTATGGCGAAGGAGCAGGTTCAGGTGCTAAATGCACTGGACACGGCAAAAACGCAATGGTATCATTTCACAGCAATCATCGTTTCAGGAATGGGCTTCTTCACCGATGCCTATGATCTGTTCAGTATATCACTTGTGACAAAGCTCCTTGGTCGCATATACTACCACGTTGATGGGGCTGCAAACCCTGGATCATTGCCTCCGAATGTGTCAGCTGCTGTTAACGGTGTAGCTTTTGTTGGAACACTTTCTGGGCAGCTCTTCTTCGGGTGGCTCGGTGACAAAATGGGTCGGAAAAAGGTTTATGGCATGACACTCATGCTCATGGTATTAGCCTCTATTGCTTCAGGTCTTTCCTTCGGAAGTGATGCAAAGACTGTGATCACAACTCTTTGCTTCTTCCGCTTCTGGCTTGGTTTTGGCATTGGTGGAGATTACCCTCTTTCAGCCACCATAATGTCTGAGTATTCGAACAAGAAGACTCGTGGTGCCTTCGTTGCTGCAGTGTTTGCCATGCAGGGTTTTGGAATATTGGCAGGAGGTGTGTTTGCAATCATAGTATCATCCGTATTCATGGCCAAGTATGATGTTCCATCGTACGAGGTTGATCCCTTGGGTTCAACTGTTCCACAAGCAGACTATTGTTGGAGGATAATTCTGATGGTGGGAGCACTCCCTGCTGCATTGACTTATTATTGGAGACTAAAGATGCCAGAAACTGCACGCTACACCGCATTGGTTGCCAAGAATATGGAGAAGGCTGCAGCAGACATGTCTAAGGTTATGCAGGTGGAGATTCAAGCTGTGCCAAAGAAGGAAGATGAACGAAAATCATATGGATTGTTCTCCAAGGAATTCATGAGTCGCCACGGACTTCATCTGCTTGGAACCACAAGCACATGGTTCTTGCTCGACATTGCATTCTACAGCCAAAATCTGTTCCAAAAGGACATCTTCAGCGCAATTGGTTGGATTCCTCCAGCAAAGACCATGAATGCGCTTGAAGAGGTTTTCAGAATTGCAAGAGCTCAAACTCTCATTGCTCTCTGCAGTACAGTTCCGGGATATTGGTTCACTGTGGCATTCATTGATATCATAGGAAGATTTACCATTCAGTTGATGGGGTTCTTCTTTATGACTGTCTTCATGTTTGCTCTTGCAATTCCCTATGACCACTGGACTCTTAAGGAGAACCGAATTGGATTCGTGGTCATTTACTCTCTCACCTTTTTCTTTGCAAACTTTGGGCCTAATGCAACCACATTTGTTGTGCCAGCAGAGATTTTCCCAGCTAGGTTTAGATCCACTTGCCATGGAATATCTTCAGCATCTGGGAAGCTTGGAGCCATAGTTGGCTCATTCGGGTTTTTGTACTTGGCACAAAACAAGGATCTAAGTAAAACAGATGCAGGGTACCCTGCAGGTATTGGTGTGAGAAACTCATTGATGGTGTTAGGAGTGGTTAACGTATTAGGCTTCATCTGTACATTCTTGGTGCCTGAATCGAAGGGTAGATCTTTGGAAGAGATTTCGGGTGAGCAAGAAGAGGAAGTTCAAGCAACCAAAGCATAATAACAGTAATTGTCACTGCAGCACTAAAACGGTTGCATGCAACAGCGGAATAAtgcattatcatgttttaaaaatagTGTTATCAAGAATATGcatttctatgaatattttggAATGTGTAATTCGGGCAATAATGTGTTAAGAGTATCTGTCTATGTCTATGTTATTTTTGTAGACAACACATCTTTTAGTATGAAAAAATTTGATTCATCTCttgttgttcttgttgtttTCATATAATGAACAATACAATATCTAAACTCACATTTTCTTTTACCGTTGCACTCAAAACAACTATGCACGAGTAAGTTATTAACTACCAATAAGTTTC is a window from the Vigna unguiculata cultivar IT97K-499-35 chromosome 7, ASM411807v1, whole genome shotgun sequence genome containing:
- the LOC114192448 gene encoding probable inorganic phosphate transporter 1-7; the protein is MAKEQVQVLNALDTAKTQWYHFTAIIVSGMGFFTDAYDLFSISLVTKLLGRIYYHVDGAANPGSLPPNVSAAVNGVAFVGTLSGQLFFGWLGDKMGRKKVYGMTLMLMVLASIASGLSFGSDAKTVITTLCFFRFWLGFGIGGDYPLSATIMSEYSNKKTRGAFVAAVFAMQGFGILAGGVFAIIVSSVFMAKYDVPSYEVDPLGSTVPQADYCWRIILMVGALPAALTYYWRLKMPETARYTALVAKNMEKAAADMSKVMQVEIQAVPKKEDERKSYGLFSKEFMSRHGLHLLGTTSTWFLLDIAFYSQNLFQKDIFSAIGWIPPAKTMNALEEVFRIARAQTLIALCSTVPGYWFTVAFIDIIGRFTIQLMGFFFMTVFMFALAIPYDHWTLKENRIGFVVIYSLTFFFANFGPNATTFVVPAEIFPARFRSTCHGISSASGKLGAIVGSFGFLYLAQNKDLSKTDAGYPAGIGVRNSLMVLGVVNVLGFICTFLVPESKGRSLEEISGEQEEEVQATKA